One window of the Actinomycetota bacterium genome contains the following:
- a CDS encoding dihydrodipicolinate synthase family protein, whose translation LAEMVAAHDKGDVEGAAQINRELVPIFEALFITSNPIPLKAALEMLGLPAGPVRLPLVDATEAERNRVSSALAGLGLI comes from the coding sequence TTGGCCGAGATGGTGGCAGCCCATGACAAAGGGGACGTCGAGGGCGCCGCGCAGATCAACCGTGAGCTCGTTCCGATCTTCGAGGCGTTGTTCATCACCTCGAACCCGATCCCGCTCAAGGCGGCCCTCGAGATGCTCGGCCTGCCGGCGGGTCCGGTCCGGTTGCCGCTCGTCGACGCCACCGAGGCCGAGCGGAACCGCGTTTCCAGCGCGCTGGCCGGTCTCGGGCTAATCTAG